The Brachyhypopomus gauderio isolate BG-103 chromosome 2, BGAUD_0.2, whole genome shotgun sequence genome contains a region encoding:
- the dennd11 gene encoding DENN domain-containing protein 11 isoform X3 produces MVEQSDRAPLLDWEEVPPAEPAPAVPSPQREDPLVGDAPHCRPPIRDGADTGWGSTSGGGGGAPAVRITRSPPKRAGPERDASATDEEGDCAFPGLSVKERRISEWEEKDQIIAVFVVTFDTRSGNMVEWCLPEDINLDGVEFKSMASGSHRIANDFIYFRKGNYFGLACFANMPVESELERGARMKSVGILCPSYTLLYRYMHFLENQVRHQLQCPGQYSPLEAFYEDKKAVLPSGGNGLVTACPTSALGTMVNRCMHPEMKITHPAGCMSQFIRFFGEQIMVLWKFALLRKRILIFSPPPVGVVCYRVYCCCCLANVSIPGIGVSMPEFRPFFYINVADITALETELSYVACTTEKIFEEKKELYDVYIDNQNVKTHRESLQPLLRINNADREKYRKLSEQRQLLLYSQEVNGDCTSNEEDLFILFFMEQNNRIFQTLSEIAGSADPTLTAEHVRAMGLDPQGDRGFLVDLLEVYGIDVMLVIDNPCCP; encoded by the exons ATGGTGGAGCAGTCCGATCGTGCTCCGCTGCTCGACTGGGAGGAGGTTCCCCCGGCCGAACCGGCCCCCGCGGTTCCGTCTCCCCAAAGGGAGGACCCTTTAGTCGGCGATGCACCGCACTGCCGTCCGCCGATCAGAGATGGCGCAGATACGGGCTGGGGTTCGAcctcaggaggaggaggtggcgcACCAGCTGTTAGAATCACACGCTCTCCTCCAAAACGGGCCGGGCCAGAACGGGATGCTTCGGCCACCGACGAGGAAGGGGACTGCGCCTTCCCTGGACTGTCGGTTAAAGAGCGCAGGATCAGTGAATGGGAAGAGAAGGACCAAATAATTGCTGTGTTCGTGGTCACGTTTGACACGAGATCGG GAAACATGGTGGAATGGTGTTTACCTGAGGATATAAACCTGGATGGGGTGGAGTTCAAGTCTATGGCCAGCGGGTCTCACCGCATCGCCAACGATTTCAT ATATTTCCGGAAGGGCAATTACTTTGGGCTGGCATGCTTTGCCAACATGCCAGTGGAGAGTGAGCTAGAGAGAGGGGCACGAATGAAGTCTGTTGGTATTCTGTGTCCCTCTTACACCCTGCTCTACCGGTATATGCACTTCCTAGAGAACCAGGTCAG GCACCAGCTCCAGTGTCCGGGGCAGTACTCCCCTCTAGAGGCATTTTATGAGGATAAGAAGGCCGTTCTTCCCTCTGGAGGGAACGGCCTGGTCACAGCCTGCCCCACCAGTGCCCTGGGGACCATGGTGAACCGCTGCATGCATCCAGAGATGAAA ATCACACATCCAGCAGGCTGCATGTCCCAGTTCATCCGGTTCTTCGGCGAGCAGATCATGGTGTTGTGGAAATTCGCCTTGTTAAGGAAACGCATCCTCATCTTTTCCCCACCGCCGGTGGGCGTGGTCTGTTACCGGG TGTACTGCTGCTGTTGCCTGGCTAATGTGTCCATCCCCGGGATTGGAGTCTCCATGCCAGAGTTCCGCCCCTTCTTCTACATCAATGTGGCTGACATCACGGCTCTGGAGACGGAACTGTCTTATGTAGCTT GCACCACAGAGAAGATCTTTGAGGAGAAGAAGGAGCTATATGATGTCTACATTGATAACCAGAACGtaaagacacacagagagagcctGCAACCCCTGCTCCGAATCAACAATGCTGACCGGGAGAAATATCGCAAGCTCAGTGAACAGAG ACAGCTGCTGCTGTATTCTCAGGAGGTGAATGGAGACTGCACCTCAAACGAGGAAGACCTCTTCATTCT GTTCTTTATGGAGCAGAACAACCGCATTTTCCAGACCCTGTCGGAGATAGCAGGCAGCGCTGATCCCACACTGACTGCTGAGCATGTGCGGGCCATGGGCTTGGACCCACAGGGTGACCGTGGTTTCCTGGTGGACCTGCTGGAGGTCTATGGCATCGACGTCATGCTGGTTATCGACAATCCCTGCTGCCCGTAA
- the dennd11 gene encoding DENN domain-containing protein 11 isoform X2 yields MVEQSDRAPLLDWEEVPPAEPAPAVPSPQREDPLVGDAPHCRPPIRDGADTGWGSTSGGGGGAPAVRITRSPPKRAGPERDASATDEEGDCAFPGLSVKERRISEWEEKDQIIAVFVVTFDTRSGNMVEWCLPEDINLDGVEFKSMASGSHRIANDFIYFRKGNYFGLACFANMPVESELERGARMKSVGILCPSYTLLYRYMHFLENQVRHQLQCPGQYSPLEAFYEDKKAVLPSGGNGLVTACPTSALGTMVNRCMHPEMKITHPAGCMSQFIRFFGEQIMVLWKFALLRKRILIFSPPPVGVVCYRVYCCCCLANVSIPGIGVSMPEFRPFFYINVADITALETELSYVACTTEKIFEEKKELYDVYIDNQNVKTHRESLQPLLRINNADREKYRKLSEQRQLLLYSQEVNGDCTSNEEDLFILFFMEQNNRIFQTLSEIAGSADPTLTAEHVRAMGLDPQGDRGFLVDLLEVYGIDVMLVIDNPCCPSQY; encoded by the exons ATGGTGGAGCAGTCCGATCGTGCTCCGCTGCTCGACTGGGAGGAGGTTCCCCCGGCCGAACCGGCCCCCGCGGTTCCGTCTCCCCAAAGGGAGGACCCTTTAGTCGGCGATGCACCGCACTGCCGTCCGCCGATCAGAGATGGCGCAGATACGGGCTGGGGTTCGAcctcaggaggaggaggtggcgcACCAGCTGTTAGAATCACACGCTCTCCTCCAAAACGGGCCGGGCCAGAACGGGATGCTTCGGCCACCGACGAGGAAGGGGACTGCGCCTTCCCTGGACTGTCGGTTAAAGAGCGCAGGATCAGTGAATGGGAAGAGAAGGACCAAATAATTGCTGTGTTCGTGGTCACGTTTGACACGAGATCGG GAAACATGGTGGAATGGTGTTTACCTGAGGATATAAACCTGGATGGGGTGGAGTTCAAGTCTATGGCCAGCGGGTCTCACCGCATCGCCAACGATTTCAT ATATTTCCGGAAGGGCAATTACTTTGGGCTGGCATGCTTTGCCAACATGCCAGTGGAGAGTGAGCTAGAGAGAGGGGCACGAATGAAGTCTGTTGGTATTCTGTGTCCCTCTTACACCCTGCTCTACCGGTATATGCACTTCCTAGAGAACCAGGTCAG GCACCAGCTCCAGTGTCCGGGGCAGTACTCCCCTCTAGAGGCATTTTATGAGGATAAGAAGGCCGTTCTTCCCTCTGGAGGGAACGGCCTGGTCACAGCCTGCCCCACCAGTGCCCTGGGGACCATGGTGAACCGCTGCATGCATCCAGAGATGAAA ATCACACATCCAGCAGGCTGCATGTCCCAGTTCATCCGGTTCTTCGGCGAGCAGATCATGGTGTTGTGGAAATTCGCCTTGTTAAGGAAACGCATCCTCATCTTTTCCCCACCGCCGGTGGGCGTGGTCTGTTACCGGG TGTACTGCTGCTGTTGCCTGGCTAATGTGTCCATCCCCGGGATTGGAGTCTCCATGCCAGAGTTCCGCCCCTTCTTCTACATCAATGTGGCTGACATCACGGCTCTGGAGACGGAACTGTCTTATGTAGCTT GCACCACAGAGAAGATCTTTGAGGAGAAGAAGGAGCTATATGATGTCTACATTGATAACCAGAACGtaaagacacacagagagagcctGCAACCCCTGCTCCGAATCAACAATGCTGACCGGGAGAAATATCGCAAGCTCAGTGAACAGAG ACAGCTGCTGCTGTATTCTCAGGAGGTGAATGGAGACTGCACCTCAAACGAGGAAGACCTCTTCATTCT GTTCTTTATGGAGCAGAACAACCGCATTTTCCAGACCCTGTCGGAGATAGCAGGCAGCGCTGATCCCACACTGACTGCTGAGCATGTGCGGGCCATGGGCTTGGACCCACAGGGTGACCGTGGTTTCCTGGTGGACCTGCTGGAGGTCTATGGCATCGACGTCATGCTGGTTATCGACAATCCCTGCTGCCC GAGCCAGTACTGA
- the dennd11 gene encoding DENN domain-containing protein 11 isoform X1 translates to MVEQSDRAPLLDWEEVPPAEPAPAVPSPQREDPLVGDAPHCRPPIRDGADTGWGSTSGGGGGAPAVRITRSPPKRAGPERDASATDEEGDCAFPGLSVKERRISEWEEKDQIIAVFVVTFDTRSGNMVEWCLPEDINLDGVEFKSMASGSHRIANDFIYFRKGNYFGLACFANMPVESELERGARMKSVGILCPSYTLLYRYMHFLENQVRHQLQCPGQYSPLEAFYEDKKAVLPSGGNGLVTACPTSALGTMVNRCMHPEMKITHPAGCMSQFIRFFGEQIMVLWKFALLRKRILIFSPPPVGVVCYRVYCCCCLANVSIPGIGVSMPEFRPFFYINVADITALETELSYVACTTEKIFEEKKELYDVYIDNQNVKTHRESLQPLLRINNADREKYRKLSEQRQLLLYSQEVNGDCTSNEEDLFILFFMEQNNRIFQTLSEIAGSADPTLTAEHVRAMGLDPQGDRGFLVDLLEVYGIDVMLVIDNPCCPQQCCGELM, encoded by the exons ATGGTGGAGCAGTCCGATCGTGCTCCGCTGCTCGACTGGGAGGAGGTTCCCCCGGCCGAACCGGCCCCCGCGGTTCCGTCTCCCCAAAGGGAGGACCCTTTAGTCGGCGATGCACCGCACTGCCGTCCGCCGATCAGAGATGGCGCAGATACGGGCTGGGGTTCGAcctcaggaggaggaggtggcgcACCAGCTGTTAGAATCACACGCTCTCCTCCAAAACGGGCCGGGCCAGAACGGGATGCTTCGGCCACCGACGAGGAAGGGGACTGCGCCTTCCCTGGACTGTCGGTTAAAGAGCGCAGGATCAGTGAATGGGAAGAGAAGGACCAAATAATTGCTGTGTTCGTGGTCACGTTTGACACGAGATCGG GAAACATGGTGGAATGGTGTTTACCTGAGGATATAAACCTGGATGGGGTGGAGTTCAAGTCTATGGCCAGCGGGTCTCACCGCATCGCCAACGATTTCAT ATATTTCCGGAAGGGCAATTACTTTGGGCTGGCATGCTTTGCCAACATGCCAGTGGAGAGTGAGCTAGAGAGAGGGGCACGAATGAAGTCTGTTGGTATTCTGTGTCCCTCTTACACCCTGCTCTACCGGTATATGCACTTCCTAGAGAACCAGGTCAG GCACCAGCTCCAGTGTCCGGGGCAGTACTCCCCTCTAGAGGCATTTTATGAGGATAAGAAGGCCGTTCTTCCCTCTGGAGGGAACGGCCTGGTCACAGCCTGCCCCACCAGTGCCCTGGGGACCATGGTGAACCGCTGCATGCATCCAGAGATGAAA ATCACACATCCAGCAGGCTGCATGTCCCAGTTCATCCGGTTCTTCGGCGAGCAGATCATGGTGTTGTGGAAATTCGCCTTGTTAAGGAAACGCATCCTCATCTTTTCCCCACCGCCGGTGGGCGTGGTCTGTTACCGGG TGTACTGCTGCTGTTGCCTGGCTAATGTGTCCATCCCCGGGATTGGAGTCTCCATGCCAGAGTTCCGCCCCTTCTTCTACATCAATGTGGCTGACATCACGGCTCTGGAGACGGAACTGTCTTATGTAGCTT GCACCACAGAGAAGATCTTTGAGGAGAAGAAGGAGCTATATGATGTCTACATTGATAACCAGAACGtaaagacacacagagagagcctGCAACCCCTGCTCCGAATCAACAATGCTGACCGGGAGAAATATCGCAAGCTCAGTGAACAGAG ACAGCTGCTGCTGTATTCTCAGGAGGTGAATGGAGACTGCACCTCAAACGAGGAAGACCTCTTCATTCT GTTCTTTATGGAGCAGAACAACCGCATTTTCCAGACCCTGTCGGAGATAGCAGGCAGCGCTGATCCCACACTGACTGCTGAGCATGTGCGGGCCATGGGCTTGGACCCACAGGGTGACCGTGGTTTCCTGGTGGACCTGCTGGAGGTCTATGGCATCGACGTCATGCTGGTTATCGACAATCCCTGCTGCCC CCAGCAGTGTTGTGGGGAACTAATGTAA